In Papaver somniferum cultivar HN1 chromosome 1, ASM357369v1, whole genome shotgun sequence, a genomic segment contains:
- the LOC113316044 gene encoding coatomer subunit delta-2-like, translated as MVVLAASIVSKSGKVLVSRQFVDMTRIRIEGLLAAFPKLVGVGKQHTFVETENVRYVYQPMDALYLLLVTNKQSNIVEDLETLRLLSKIVPEYCPAVDEEGICQSGFELIFAFDEVICLGHKENVTISQVKQYCEMESHEENLHKLLRQSKIDDTKDVMKRKASEIDKSKLERGRGGAGGLGSIQSISSRIESSFMDSSISGVGGGIGSGSPFGSSPDLESFINKPKGRPNASATAPPKGGMQLGKTQRTNKFLESLKAEGEVIVEDVKQSGAVSKSAAPPPTDPITLNIEEKLNVILKREGGVSNFDVQGTLMLQILNQEDGLIQAQIETGTNSAVHFKTHPNINKELFSNENILGLKDPNRPFPICPPGDAGVSLLRWRMQSTDESLVPLTINCWPSVSGGDSYVSMEYEASTMFDLHNVVISVPLPALRDTPNVSQVDGDWRYNSRSSMLEWSILLIDNSNRSGSMEFVVPAVDASVFFPISVRFTAAKTFSDLKVVNVLPLRDGPPPKFAQRTQLVTDHYQVV; from the exons ATG GTGGTTCTTGCTGCTTCCATTGTTAGTAAATCTGGTAAAG tCCTTGTTTCAAGGCAGTTTGTGGATATGACTCGTATAAGAATTGAAGGTTTACTTGCTGCATTTCCCAAGTTGGTTGGTGTAGGAAAACAACACACATTTGTTGAGACTGAAAATGTCAGATATGTCTACCAACCAATGGATGCTCTTTATTTGCTACTTGTAACAAACAAACAGAGCAACATAGTGGAAGATTTGGAAACTCTGCGACTGCTTTCCAAAATC GTTCCCGAATATTGCCCCGCTGTAGATGAAGAAGGAATTTGCCAGTCAGGGTTTGAGTTGATTTTTGCTTTCGATGAAGTAATCTGTCTCGGGCACAAAGAAAATGTTACTATTTCACAGGTTAAACAATACTGTGAGATGGAAAGTCATGAAGAAAACTTGCATAAGCTGTTAAGGCAGAGTAAGATCGATGACACCAAGGATGTTATGAAGCGTAAAGCTAGTGAGATTGACAAAAGCAAG CTTGAGAGGGGTAGAGGAGGGGCTGGAGGGCTTGGTTCCATTCAGTCAATATCATCGAGAATTGAGAGTAGCTTCATGGACTCGAGTATATCTGGTGTTGGAGGTGGTATCGGAAGTGGTTCTCCATTTGGATCATCTCCCGATTTGGAGTCCTTTATTAATAAGCCGAAAG GTCGTCCTAATGCATCTGCTACTGCTCCTCCTAAAGGTGGCATGCAGCTTGGTAAAACACAAAGGACAAACAAATTCTTGGAATCTTTAAAGGCTGAAGGTGAAGTTATTGTTGAGGATGTGAAACAAAGTGGTGCTGTCTCCAAATCAGCTGCACCACCACCTACTGATCCCATTACATTAAATATTGAAGAGAAGCTCAATGTGATACTCAAGCGGGAAGGTGGGGTTAGTAACTTTGATGTTCAAGGTACACTTATGCTTCAAATACTTAATCAGGAGGATGGACTTATACAAGCTCAG ATCGAGACTGGAACCAACTCTGCCGTCCATTTCAAAACACACCCGAACATCAACAAAGAGTTATTTTCAAATGAAAACATACTAGGCCTGAAAGATCCAAACAGACCTTTTCCAATCTGTCCACCTGGTGATGCGGGTGTTAGTCTCTTGAGGTGGAGAATGCAGAGTACTGACGAGTCTTTAGTGCCCTTGACCA TCAACTGCTGGCCGTCTGTTTCTGGAGGTGACAGTTATGTTAGCATGGAATATGAGGCATCAACTATGTTTGATTTGCACAATGTTGTGATCTCGGTGCCCCTTCCTGCACTTCGAGATACACCAAATGTGAGTCAGGTTGATGGTGACTGGAG GTATAACTCAAGGAGTTCCATGTTGGAGTGGTCAATACTTCTAATTGACAACTCTAACCGCAG TGGATCGATGGAGTTTGTTGTCCCTGCTGTGGATGCTTCAGTGTTCTTTCCCATTTCTGTAAGGTTCACTGCCGCAAAAACATTCAGCGACTTAAAG GTTGTGAATGTCTTGCCACTGAGAGATGGTCCACCTCCAAAGTTTGCCCAGAGAACACAGCTAGTCACAGATCATTACCAAGTTGTTTGA